In Kaistella faecalis, a genomic segment contains:
- a CDS encoding NADP-dependent malic enzyme — protein MSSKTNRDEKNFNQAALDYHKTEPKGKIEVIPSKPHSSQRDLSLAYSPGVAIPCLEIEKDPKTVYDYTGKGNLVAVISNGTAVLGLGDIGAEASKPVMEGKGLLFKIFADINVFDIEIDEKDPDKFIEIVKGIAPTFGGINLEDIKAPEAFYIEQRLKEELNIPLMHDDQHGTAIISAAALINSLEIAGKKIDEVKMVVNGAGAAAIACTKLYVELGLKKENILMCDSKGIINHKRENLTPEKIDFVAQTDLETLSDALKGADVFVGLSKGNVMTPEMLLSMADNPIVFGLANPNPEIEYDLAMETRKDTIMATGRSDYPNQVNNVLGFPYIFRGALDVQATGINEAMKLAAVHAIANLAKEPVPEAVILAYNLKNLSFGREYFIPKPFDNRLITKVSMAVAKAAMESGIAGKPIENFEDYENGLLDRMGRDEKLIRMMQNRARSNPKRVTLGNAEEYNVLKAAQILYEEGIAQPILLGEKKYIKEQMKKFGIEIDVPIVDPADDDQEENRKIYREDLWKLRQRKGMNEYKAKRFVRQRDYFGPLMLRNGDTDALIVGFSKNYSSTLRPVLEIIEKEKGVDKVSSMMMILTEKKPIFFADTSVVQNPTAQDLVSIARMSEIVVKSFAIEPRIAMLSFENFAGISETSKKVADAVTILHEKYPKMIVDGEIQPDFAMDADHLSDYPFSKLGTTPANVFVFPNLESANLSYKIIRGMKVAQVVGPILMGLKQPVHVLQMRASVDEIVNLATIAVLDAQKREEMKQ, from the coding sequence ATGTCAAGCAAAACAAACCGCGACGAGAAGAACTTTAACCAGGCCGCACTCGATTATCATAAAACAGAACCCAAAGGAAAGATTGAGGTAATTCCTTCAAAACCGCACTCCTCGCAGCGCGATCTTTCTTTAGCTTATTCACCAGGGGTGGCAATTCCGTGTCTGGAAATTGAAAAAGATCCCAAAACGGTTTACGATTATACAGGAAAAGGGAATTTGGTTGCCGTAATTTCTAACGGAACCGCTGTTTTAGGATTGGGAGATATTGGTGCAGAAGCATCAAAACCGGTAATGGAAGGAAAAGGTCTGTTGTTTAAAATCTTCGCAGATATCAATGTTTTCGATATTGAAATCGATGAAAAAGACCCCGATAAATTTATTGAGATTGTAAAAGGAATTGCGCCGACTTTTGGGGGGATTAACCTTGAAGACATCAAAGCTCCAGAAGCTTTTTATATTGAGCAGCGTTTGAAGGAAGAACTCAATATTCCCCTGATGCACGATGACCAGCACGGAACAGCAATAATTTCTGCAGCAGCGTTAATTAATTCACTCGAAATTGCCGGAAAGAAAATTGATGAAGTAAAAATGGTGGTGAACGGCGCCGGAGCTGCGGCCATTGCCTGCACCAAACTTTACGTGGAATTGGGTCTGAAGAAAGAAAATATCCTGATGTGTGATTCCAAAGGAATCATTAATCATAAAAGAGAAAATCTTACCCCAGAAAAGATAGATTTTGTCGCACAAACTGATCTGGAAACGCTTTCGGATGCACTGAAAGGCGCTGATGTTTTTGTCGGTCTCTCAAAAGGAAACGTCATGACACCGGAAATGCTTCTTTCAATGGCAGACAATCCTATCGTTTTTGGTTTGGCCAACCCGAATCCCGAAATAGAGTATGACCTGGCAATGGAAACCAGAAAAGATACCATCATGGCAACTGGCCGAAGCGATTATCCTAACCAGGTAAACAATGTACTCGGCTTCCCTTACATTTTCCGTGGCGCGCTCGATGTGCAGGCGACCGGCATTAATGAAGCCATGAAACTTGCTGCAGTGCACGCAATTGCGAATTTGGCCAAAGAACCGGTTCCGGAAGCGGTGATTTTAGCCTATAATTTAAAGAATTTAAGTTTCGGAAGAGAATATTTCATTCCTAAACCTTTCGATAACAGATTGATTACTAAAGTTTCCATGGCCGTAGCTAAGGCTGCTATGGAAAGCGGAATCGCCGGAAAACCGATTGAAAACTTTGAGGATTACGAAAACGGTCTTCTCGACAGAATGGGCCGTGACGAAAAACTCATCCGTATGATGCAGAACCGCGCGAGATCGAACCCGAAAAGAGTTACCCTCGGAAATGCCGAAGAATACAACGTGCTGAAAGCTGCACAGATTCTTTATGAAGAAGGAATTGCACAACCGATACTTTTAGGTGAGAAAAAATACATCAAAGAGCAGATGAAGAAATTCGGGATCGAAATCGATGTCCCGATTGTTGATCCTGCAGATGATGACCAGGAAGAAAACCGAAAAATTTATAGAGAAGACCTTTGGAAACTCCGCCAACGCAAAGGCATGAACGAATATAAAGCCAAAAGATTTGTGCGACAGCGCGATTATTTTGGTCCCTTGATGTTGAGAAATGGTGATACAGATGCGTTAATTGTTGGTTTTTCCAAAAATTATTCGTCGACTTTAAGACCTGTGCTGGAGATCATTGAGAAAGAAAAAGGAGTAGACAAAGTTTCATCGATGATGATGATTTTGACGGAGAAAAAACCGATTTTCTTCGCTGATACTTCAGTCGTGCAAAACCCGACAGCTCAGGATTTGGTAAGTATTGCAAGAATGTCTGAAATTGTGGTGAAATCTTTTGCGATCGAACCGCGAATTGCCATGCTTTCTTTTGAGAATTTCGCGGGGATTTCCGAGACATCTAAAAAAGTAGCGGACGCGGTAACCATTCTGCATGAGAAATATCCGAAAATGATCGTGGATGGGGAAATACAGCCGGATTTCGCTATGGATGCGGACCACCTTTCAGATTATCCGTTCTCTAAACTGGGAACTACGCCGGCAAACGTATTTGTATTCCCGAATCTCGAAAGTGCGAATCTTTCCTACAAAATTATCCGCGGAATGAAAGTGGCGCAGGTTGTGGGGCCAATCTTAATGGGTCTGAAACAGCCGGTTCACGTGCTTCAGATGCGCGCAAGTGTTGATGAAATCGTTAACTTAGCAACGATCGCAGTCCTGGATGCCCAAAAAAGGGAGGAAATGAAACAGTAA